One window of the Eucalyptus grandis isolate ANBG69807.140 chromosome 8, ASM1654582v1, whole genome shotgun sequence genome contains the following:
- the LOC104456798 gene encoding glutathione S-transferase, with protein MATKVHGSVFSAPTMRVLIALHEKDLEFEFVFVNLRAGEHKKEHFLALNPFGQVPVFEDGDLKLFESRAITQYIAHVYEDKGTPLVCEGEPMATVSVWMEVEAHQFDPAASKLHRELVYKSKIGMATDAAVVEENEAKLAKVLDIYEVRLSQSKYLGCDCFTLADLHHLPALTSLMGTPVKKLFDARPKVSAWVADIMARPALAKVLAMRNQQ; from the exons ATGGCTACGAAGGTCCACGGAAGCGTCTTCTCCGCCCCGACGATGCGGGTCCTCATTGCCCTCCACGAGAAGGACCTCGAGTTCGAGTTCGTCTTCGTCAACTTGCGAGCCGGCGAGCACAAGAAGGAGCATTTCCTCGCCCTCAAC CCTTTCGGTCAAGTCCCGGTCTTTGAGGACGGAGATTTGAAGCTATTCG AATCGAGGGCAATTACTCAATACATTGCTCACGTATACGAGGACAAGGGCACTCCCCTCGTTTGCGAGGGCGAACCCATGGCAACCGTGAGCGTGTGGATGGAAGTCGAGGCCCACCAGTTTGACCCGGCGGCGTCGAAGCTGCATCGGGAGCTCGTGTACAAGTCGAAAATTGGCATGGCCACGGATGCTGCAGTAGTCGAGGAGaacgaggccaagctcgccaaGGTCCTCGACATCTACGAGGTCCGCCTGAGCCAGTCCAAGTACCTAGGCTGCGACTGCTTCACCCTGGCCGACCTCCACCACCTCCCGGCCCTGACCAGCCTGATGGGGACACCTGTGAAGAAGCTGTTCGACGCCCGCCCCAAGGTGAGCGCTTGGGTGGCCGACATCATGGCCCGGCCGGCTTTGGCCAAGGTTCTTGCCATGAGGAACCAGCAGTGA
- the LOC104456797 gene encoding glutathione S-transferase has protein sequence MVMKVHGSVLSTAAMRVLIALNEKGLEFEFVPVDMRAGEHKKEHFLALNPFGQVPAFEDGDLKLFESRAITQYIAHVYEDKGTPLVCEGKPMATVVVWMEVEAHQFDPVASKLQWELVFKPMFGMATDAAVVEENEAKLAKVLDIYEARLSQSKYLGCDCFTLADLHHLPALTNLMASPVKKLFDARPKVSAWVADIMARPALAKVLAMRNQQ, from the exons ATGGTGATGAAGGTCCACGGAAGCGTCTTATCCACAGCGGCTATGCGGGTCCTTATTGCCCTCAACGAGAAGGGCCTCGAGTTCGAGTTCGTCCCCGTCGACATGCGGGCCGGCGAGCACAAGAAGGAGCACTTCCTCGCCCTCAAC CCTTTCGGTCAAGTCCCGGCCTTTGAGGATGGAGATTTGAAGCTATTCG AATCAAGGGCAATTACTCAATACATTGCTCATGTATACGAGGACAAGGGCACTCCCCTCGTGTGCGAGGGCAAACCCATGGCGACCGTGGTCGTGTGGATGGAGGTCGAGGCCCACCAGTTTGACCCCGTGGCGTCGAAGCTGCAGTGGGAGCTCGTGTTCAAGCCGATGTTTGGCATGGCCACGGACGCCGCCGTAGTCGAGGAGaacgaggccaagctcgccaaGGTCCTCGACATCTACGAGGCCCGGCTGAGCCAGTCCAAGTACTTGGGCTGCGACTGCTTCACCCTGGCCGACCTCCACCACCTCCCGGCCCTGACCAACCTGATGGCTTCACCTGTGAAGAAGCTGTTCGACGCCCGCCCCAAGGTGAGCGCTTGGGTGGCCGACATCATGGCCCGGCCGGCTTTGGCCAAGGTTCTTGCCATGAGGAACCAGCAGTGA
- the LOC104416439 gene encoding glutathione S-transferase-like, protein MVMKVHGSVFSAPTMRVLIALHEKDLEFKFVFVDLRAGKHRKELFLALNPFGQVPAFEDGDLKLFESRAITQYIAHVYEDKGTPLVCEGKANIFSWMEVEAHQFDPAASKLHWELVYKSKIGMATDAAVVKDAEANLAKVLDIYEARLSQSKYLSCDCFTLADLHHLSALTSLMGTLVKKLLDARPKVSAWVADIMTPPALAKVLAMRNQQ, encoded by the exons ATGGTGATGAAGGTCCACGGAAGCGTCTTCTCCGCCCCGACGATGCGGGTCCTCATTGCCCTCCACGAGAAGGACCTCGAGTTCAAGTTCGTCTTCGTCGACTTGCGAGCCGGCAAGCACAGGAAGGAGCTTTTCCTCGCCCTCAAC CCTTTCGGTCAAGTCCCGGCCTTTGAGGATGGAGATTTGAAGCTATTCG AATCGAGGGCAATTACTCAATACATTGCTCACGTATACGAGGACAAGGGCACTCCCCTCGTTTGCGAGGGCaaagccaatattttctcgtggaTGGAAGTCGAGGCCCACCAGTTTGACCCGGCAGCGTCGAAGCTGCATTGGGAGCTCGTGTACAAGTCGAAAATTGGCATGGCCACGGATGCTGCAGTAGTCAAGGATGCG GAGGCCAACCTTGCCAAGGTCCTCGACATCTACGAGGCTCGGCTGAGCCAGTCCAAGTATTTAAGCTGCGACTGCTTCACCCTGGCTGACCTCCACCACCTCTCGGCCTTGACCAGCCTGATGGGGACACTTGTGAAGAAGCTATTGGACGCCCGCCCCAAGGTGAGTGCTTGGGTGGCTGACATCATGACCCCGCCGGCTTTGGCCAAGGTTCTTGCCATGAGAAACCAGCAGTGA
- the LOC104456805 gene encoding glutathione S-transferase, producing the protein MVMKVHGSVLSTAAMRVLIALNEKGLEFEFVPVDMRAGEHKKEHFLALNPFGQVPAFEDGDLKLFESRAITQYIAHVYEDKGTPLVCEGKPMATVGVWMEVEAHQFDPVASKLQWELVFKPMFGMATDAAVVEENEAKLAKVLDIYEARLSQSKYLGCDCFTLADLHHLPALTNLMASPVKKLFDACPKVSAWVADIMARPALAKVLAMRNQQ; encoded by the exons ATGGTGATGAAGGTCCACGGAAGCGTCTTATCCACCGCGGCTATGCGGGTCCTTATTGCCCTCAACGAGAAGGGCCTCGAGTTCGAGTTCGTCCCCGTCGACATGCGAGCCGGCGAGCACAAGAAGGAGCACTTCCTCGCCCTCAAC CCTTTCGGTCAAGTCCCGGCCTTTGAGGATGGAGATTTGAAGCTATTCG AATCAAGGGCAATTACTCAATACATTGCTCATGTATACGAGGACAAGGGCACTCCCCTCGTGTGCGAGGGCAAACCCATGGCGACCGTGGGCGTGTGGATGGAGGTCGAGGCCCACCAGTTTGACCCCGTGGCGTCGAAGCTGCAGTGGGAGCTCGTGTTCAAGCCGATGTTTGGCATGGCCACGGACGCCGCCGTAGTCGAGGAGaacgaggccaagctcgccaaGGTCCTCGACATCTACGAGGCCCGGCTGAGCCAGTCCAAGTACTTGGGCTGCGACTGCTTCACCCTGGCCGACCTCCACCACCTCCCGGCCCTGACCAACCTGATGGCTTCACCTGTGAAGAAGCTGTTCGACGCCTGCCCCAAGGTGAGCGCTTGGGTGGCCGACATCATGGCCCGGCCGGCTTTGGCCAAGGTTCTTGCCATGAGGAACCAGCAGTGA
- the LOC104456806 gene encoding glutathione S-transferase, translating into MVMKVHGSVLSTAAMRVLIVLNEKGLEFEFVPVDMRAGEHKKEHFLALNPFGQVPAFEDGDLKLFESRAITQYIANVYKDKGTPLVCEGKPMATLGVWMEVEAHQFDPVGSKLQWELLFKPMFGMATDAAVVEENEAKLAKVLDIYEARLSQSKYLGCDCFTLADLHHLPVLTNLMGTHVKKLFDARPKVSAWVADIMARPALAKVLAMRNQQ; encoded by the exons ATGGTGATGAAGGTCCACGGAAGCGTCTTATCCACCGCGGCCATGCGGGTCCTCATTGTCCTCAACGAGAAGGGCCTCGAGTTCGAGTTCGTTCCCGTCGACATGCGAGCCGGCGAGCACAAGAAGGAGCATTTCCTGGCCCTCAAC CCTTTCGGTCAAGTCCCGGCCTTTGAGGACGGAGATTTGAAGCTATTCG AATCAAGGGCAATTACTCAATACATAGCTAATGTATACAAGGACAAGGGCACTCCCCTCGTGTGCGAGGGCAAACCCATGGCGACCTTGGGCGTGTGGATGGAGGTCGAGGCCCACCAGTTTGACCCGGTGGGGTCGAAGCTGCAGTGGGAGCTCCTGTTTAAGCCGATGTTCGGCATGGCCACGGACGCCGCAGTAGTCGAGGAGaacgaggccaagctcgccaaGGTCCTCGACATCTACGAGGCCCGGTTGAGCCAGTCCAAGTACTTGGGCTGCGACTGCTTCACCCTGGCCGACCTCCACCACCTCCCAGTCCTGACCAACCTGATGGGGACCCATGTGAAGAAGCTGTTCGACGCCCGCCCCAAGGTGAGCGCTTGGGTGGCCGACATCATGGCCCGGCCGGCTTTGGCCAAGGTTCTTGCCATGAGGAACCAGCAGTGA